From Paenibacillus sp. PK3_47, the proteins below share one genomic window:
- a CDS encoding glycosyltransferase, translating to MSLKIKRTSARPKGRRASQTVRRNTRPGPHAAVKPAGNHPEPYVSVIIPAMNEARTIAKVIAGARGVHPRCEVIVIVNGSADKTAEVARSSGAKVIAFEQPLGHDVGRSVGAEAAKGEILLFTDGDLVIPAEQLRPFVSAISGGADLALNDYSGPVRSRFPHPVVLSKHVLNMMLGRPELKGCSLTAVPHAISRKALAALGSSLLSRPPMAYARAVLDGLLIKPVVRVPVGKLNAVRRKTGGKDPLQEAVIRDHLDAVQQLLEHKGDRAGYSDGNRRREMVR from the coding sequence ATGAGCTTGAAAATAAAACGAACATCTGCCCGCCCCAAGGGTCGGCGGGCTTCTCAGACAGTGCGGCGGAACACCCGGCCCGGGCCTCATGCGGCGGTAAAGCCTGCAGGAAATCACCCCGAGCCTTATGTGTCGGTCATTATTCCGGCCATGAATGAGGCGCGGACGATTGCCAAGGTGATTGCCGGTGCCAGGGGAGTTCATCCGCGCTGTGAGGTTATTGTAATTGTTAACGGCTCTGCCGATAAAACAGCGGAAGTTGCCCGTTCCTCAGGTGCAAAAGTGATTGCCTTTGAACAGCCGCTTGGACACGATGTTGGCCGCAGTGTCGGAGCAGAGGCGGCGAAGGGTGAGATACTGCTGTTCACAGACGGTGACCTGGTGATCCCTGCAGAACAGCTGCGTCCTTTTGTGTCCGCCATCAGCGGCGGAGCCGACCTGGCTCTGAATGATTATTCGGGTCCGGTCCGCAGCAGGTTTCCTCATCCTGTAGTGCTCTCCAAGCATGTGCTGAATATGATGCTCGGACGTCCGGAATTGAAGGGGTGCTCGCTGACGGCAGTTCCGCATGCCATCAGCCGTAAGGCGCTGGCTGCTCTGGGAAGCAGCCTGTTATCCCGCCCCCCCATGGCCTATGCCCGTGCGGTGCTGGACGGTCTGCTCATCAAGCCGGTGGTTAGGGTGCCTGTAGGTAAACTGAATGCCGTCCGCCGTAAGACAGGGGGCAAAGATCCCCTGCAGGAGGCCGTCATCAGGGATCATCTGGATGCCGTGCAGCAGCTTCTTGAGCACAAGGGGGACAGAGCGGGATACAGCGACGGTAACCGGCGAAGGGAGATGGTGAGATGA
- a CDS encoding WIAG-tail domain produces MKGSRKNGYRNSKKRLYYVDNPNKTELSMLGSSPKLQGGLEAPAGSDEPDVQDQSLQVSGVDVAELEAPPQPAVPDKEQEEPAVHQLQLMEEIPPPVPERALPVPEKERLQTVYTDDLSDAAVTGQKIAPRTIDGSKLKFGIIGTPWLQDYAVQSINIADKAITSAKIAPESVSGEHLAEGSVSGGKLLDHSIGGEKLKNGSIGPEKLADRIIGGGQIADRAISSRHLSELLITADLLEDGAVSGEKILTSSIVGRHLVNGSIDRSKLADGAVSGDKIADGEVSGAKLGDAVIESRHLSDGAVTAKHLAPGAIGREQLASRLIGKDQLGAGVIDSSHLADGAVGSRQLGDKAVRSQHLNPESVNGSHIADGEISGRHLADRSISFVKLAEGAVGTAQLIEQAVTSSKIADQSIVANKIADEAVTTRHIAKSAIRGPQIAMQAISGVHLQREVIDHSHLALESVGSEQLQEQSVLTSHLASGAVTGDQLADEAVAGEHLQPSSVTAAKLADGAIIASKLAAGAVAANAIAKEAVSGEHIAVCTVEEKHLADGSVSGRVLQGAVVDAEHLAPGAIERRHLAENSVTSSALQSGSVSADKLASGAVKEIHLAAGAVQPHHLADHAVTSLKLSPESVSTDKLSDLSVTSGKLADGSVDAVKLAASAVGPEHLAAGAVGPSSISDTAVQGRHLAPGSVGGAHIRPMTIGNGHILPASISAIQLQEGVISSSKLADGAVSSRHLLPEIVTGSHLAEESVEGRHIRQGGITLDHLAGEVRSAEWLPEGGITGDKLAQGTIDATRLASGSVCGEQLAEESVTGRHIRGGSITLAHLAAETLSPDLLPDGSIGADKLAEGSVGPLQLAQGSVGSGHLSTEAVDGRHIRSGSITLTHLAAETLSQDLLPDGSIGAEKLAKGSVDSSHLALSSVNGEQLAAKAVESRHIRKGSITLKHLAEETRSPDLLPDGSIGAEKLAKDAVGSFQLASGSVGEEHLAAEAVESRHIRSGSITMKHLAPETLSPDLVPDGSVNGKKLAAGAVGSFHLAAGSVYGGHLAAEAVESRHIRSGSITMKHLAAETLSPDLLPDGSLGGQKLAAESVGSLQLIQGSVNGGHLAAEAVESRHIREGSITLAHLAEETLTSELIPDGSLGGNKLAGASVGSVHLAPGSVNGGHLAAEAVEGQHIRSGSITLNHLAAETLTPALIPDGSLGGQKLAAGSVSSGHLAEGSINGKHLAAGTVNSSHIRSGSVTMQHLAIETLTPDLIIDGSLSGKKLAEESVGSSQLAPGSVNGGHLSAGAVEGRHIRSGSITLKHLAEDALTADQIPDGSLGGEKLAEGAIGPSQLASGAVYEEHLAAEAVEGRHIRSGSITLSHLAKDTLTADLIPDGGLSGTKLAGGSVGASHLAPGSVFSGHLSAESVDSRHIRSGSITLKHLAEDALTPDLIPDGSLGGEKLADAAVGPQHLQPESVYGEHLVDGILEERHLLPGVIKLAHLDDEVRSDGLLLDGSITGEKLADGSIGTAKLAEGAVGPAELQEEAVDASKIASFAVQSRHLEEESVQNHHIASGAVTGAHLARGAVGPEHLSFSPVQSAGNREVLQQFGMTAFMFKGDEESVEVSVSFDENFGHTGYVLVAMTNQPFFHASLKSRGGGDAVIQVCRLRETQHFYGVLSWIALGSPLTKPHTENRVFD; encoded by the coding sequence GTGAAGGGCTCCAGAAAGAACGGGTACCGCAATTCGAAAAAGCGACTCTATTACGTGGATAATCCTAATAAAACAGAGCTGAGCATGCTGGGCAGCAGTCCAAAGCTGCAAGGAGGGTTAGAGGCTCCAGCGGGCAGTGATGAGCCGGATGTCCAGGATCAGTCCCTGCAGGTCAGCGGGGTAGATGTGGCTGAGCTTGAAGCTCCGCCGCAGCCTGCTGTGCCGGATAAGGAGCAGGAGGAACCTGCGGTGCATCAGCTGCAGTTAATGGAGGAAATTCCGCCGCCGGTGCCGGAACGGGCGCTGCCTGTGCCGGAAAAAGAGCGTCTGCAGACTGTCTACACCGACGATCTGTCAGATGCTGCGGTTACCGGCCAAAAAATCGCTCCCCGCACTATTGACGGGTCCAAGCTGAAATTCGGCATTATCGGAACACCGTGGCTGCAGGACTACGCAGTCCAGAGCATCAACATCGCGGACAAGGCGATCACCTCTGCCAAAATTGCCCCCGAGTCTGTTTCGGGTGAGCACCTGGCGGAAGGAAGCGTAAGCGGCGGAAAGCTTCTCGATCATTCGATCGGCGGCGAAAAGCTCAAGAACGGCAGCATCGGTCCGGAAAAGCTGGCCGACCGGATTATCGGCGGCGGGCAGATTGCCGACCGCGCGATTTCCAGCCGCCATCTCAGCGAGCTGCTGATTACAGCGGATCTGCTGGAGGACGGCGCGGTAAGCGGCGAGAAAATTCTGACCAGCAGCATAGTCGGCCGTCATCTGGTCAACGGAAGCATCGACCGCTCCAAGCTGGCTGACGGCGCTGTATCCGGCGACAAAATCGCCGACGGCGAAGTCAGCGGCGCCAAGCTGGGAGATGCGGTCATTGAAAGCCGGCACCTGAGTGACGGTGCCGTTACGGCGAAGCACCTGGCCCCCGGCGCGATCGGAAGGGAGCAGCTGGCCAGCCGGCTGATCGGCAAAGATCAGCTGGGGGCGGGCGTGATCGACAGCAGCCATCTCGCTGACGGTGCAGTAGGTTCGCGGCAGCTTGGGGATAAAGCTGTACGGAGCCAGCATTTAAACCCGGAAAGTGTGAACGGCAGTCATATCGCCGACGGCGAAATATCCGGCCGCCACCTGGCTGACCGCAGTATCTCCTTCGTAAAACTGGCGGAAGGGGCGGTAGGAACCGCCCAGCTGATCGAGCAGGCCGTGACTTCATCCAAAATTGCAGATCAGAGTATTGTGGCGAACAAAATCGCAGACGAAGCCGTCACTACCCGGCATATCGCCAAGTCAGCCATACGGGGCCCGCAGATTGCCATGCAGGCGATTTCCGGGGTCCATCTGCAGCGGGAGGTTATAGATCACTCCCACCTGGCTTTGGAATCCGTAGGTTCAGAGCAGCTGCAGGAACAGTCGGTTCTGACCAGCCACCTTGCATCCGGTGCGGTGACCGGTGACCAGCTGGCGGATGAGGCTGTAGCAGGAGAACATCTGCAGCCGTCAAGTGTTACAGCCGCGAAGCTGGCGGACGGCGCCATTATTGCCTCCAAGCTTGCTGCAGGGGCAGTTGCCGCAAATGCAATCGCGAAGGAAGCGGTCAGCGGAGAGCATATTGCTGTCTGCACGGTAGAGGAGAAACATCTGGCAGACGGCAGCGTCAGCGGTCGAGTACTTCAGGGTGCGGTGGTGGATGCGGAGCATCTGGCTCCGGGAGCTATAGAACGCAGACATCTGGCGGAGAACAGCGTCACTTCATCTGCCCTGCAATCCGGCTCAGTCTCAGCCGATAAGCTGGCCTCGGGCGCCGTGAAGGAAATCCATCTTGCCGCAGGAGCAGTGCAGCCGCATCATCTGGCCGATCATGCGGTTACTTCATTGAAATTATCACCGGAGAGCGTCTCTACAGATAAGCTCAGCGATTTGTCAGTCACTTCCGGCAAGCTGGCCGATGGCAGCGTGGATGCCGTGAAACTGGCAGCTTCTGCGGTTGGTCCCGAGCATCTTGCGGCTGGAGCGGTAGGGCCGTCTTCGATCAGCGATACGGCGGTGCAGGGCAGACATCTGGCACCGGGAAGTGTAGGAGGGGCGCATATCCGGCCGATGACCATCGGGAACGGACATATCCTGCCCGCCTCTATCTCGGCTATTCAGCTGCAGGAGGGCGTCATCAGCAGCTCCAAGCTCGCTGATGGGGCTGTATCCTCCCGCCACCTGCTCCCCGAAATTGTAACCGGCAGCCATCTGGCAGAAGAGTCAGTGGAAGGGCGGCATATCCGTCAGGGCGGGATTACCCTGGATCATCTGGCCGGAGAGGTCCGCAGCGCGGAGTGGCTGCCTGAAGGAGGCATCACCGGTGATAAGTTGGCCCAGGGTACCATTGACGCCACACGGTTAGCCTCCGGCAGCGTATGCGGAGAGCAGTTGGCCGAAGAGTCGGTTACCGGCCGTCATATCCGCGGCGGCAGCATCACCCTTGCGCATTTGGCCGCAGAAACACTGAGTCCCGACCTGCTTCCGGACGGCAGTATCGGTGCAGATAAGCTGGCAGAAGGTTCCGTCGGCCCGCTCCAGCTGGCTCAGGGCAGTGTAGGCAGCGGGCATCTGAGCACAGAGGCAGTGGATGGCCGTCATATCCGCAGCGGCAGCATCACTCTTACGCATCTGGCCGCAGAGACACTGAGCCAAGACCTGCTTCCGGACGGCAGTATCGGTGCGGAGAAGCTGGCAAAAGGGTCGGTAGACTCCTCACATCTGGCTCTCAGCAGTGTGAACGGGGAACAGCTGGCGGCAAAAGCTGTAGAAAGCCGCCACATCCGTAAAGGCAGCATCACCCTGAAGCATCTGGCAGAAGAGACGAGAAGCCCGGACCTTCTCCCTGACGGAAGTATCGGTGCAGAGAAGCTTGCCAAGGATGCTGTCGGTTCCTTCCAGCTGGCCTCCGGAAGTGTGGGGGAAGAGCATTTGGCAGCTGAGGCTGTGGAAAGCCGCCATATCCGCAGCGGCAGCATTACTATGAAGCATCTGGCCCCGGAGACGCTGAGCCCGGACCTGGTTCCCGACGGCAGTGTGAACGGGAAGAAGCTGGCTGCAGGTGCTGTAGGCTCTTTCCATCTGGCTGCCGGCAGCGTGTACGGCGGGCATCTGGCTGCAGAAGCGGTGGAAAGCCGCCATATCCGCAGCGGCAGCATTACTATGAAGCATCTGGCGGCTGAGACACTTAGCCCCGATCTTCTCCCTGACGGCAGTCTTGGCGGACAGAAGCTGGCTGCAGAATCCGTCGGATCGCTCCAGTTAATCCAGGGCAGCGTGAATGGCGGGCACTTGGCGGCGGAAGCAGTGGAGAGCCGTCACATCCGCGAAGGCAGTATTACGCTTGCGCATCTGGCGGAGGAAACGCTGACTTCTGAGCTTATCCCTGACGGCAGCCTCGGCGGTAACAAGCTGGCAGGCGCATCCGTCGGATCGGTTCACTTAGCCCCTGGCAGCGTGAACGGCGGGCATTTGGCGGCGGAGGCTGTTGAAGGACAGCACATCCGCAGCGGCAGCATTACGCTGAACCATCTGGCAGCAGAGACACTGACCCCGGCTTTGATCCCTGACGGCAGTCTTGGCGGACAGAAGCTCGCTGCGGGTTCAGTCAGCTCCGGCCATTTGGCCGAAGGCAGCATAAACGGAAAACATCTGGCCGCGGGCACCGTTAACAGCAGCCATATCCGCAGCGGCAGTGTTACCATGCAGCATCTTGCCATTGAAACGCTGACCCCGGATCTGATTATCGACGGCAGCCTGAGCGGGAAGAAGCTGGCGGAAGAGTCGGTAGGCTCCTCTCAGTTAGCCCCTGGCAGTGTCAATGGCGGGCATTTAAGTGCAGGAGCAGTGGAGGGGCGCCATATCCGCAGCGGCAGCATTACGCTGAAGCATCTGGCTGAAGACGCGCTGACCGCGGATCAGATTCCTGACGGAAGCCTTGGCGGAGAGAAGCTGGCAGAAGGAGCAATCGGCCCGTCGCAGCTCGCTTCCGGCGCTGTGTACGAAGAGCATTTGGCAGCTGAAGCAGTGGAGGGCCGCCATATCCGCAGCGGCAGCATTACGCTGAGCCACTTGGCTAAGGACACTCTGACTGCGGATCTGATCCCGGATGGAGGACTCAGCGGGACGAAGCTGGCAGGCGGATCGGTTGGCGCCTCCCATTTGGCTCCTGGCAGTGTCTTTAGCGGCCATTTATCGGCAGAGTCGGTAGACAGCCGCCATATCCGCAGCGGCAGTATTACGCTGAAGCATCTGGCTGAAGACGCGCTGACTCCGGATTTGATTCCTGACGGAAGCCTTGGCGGAGAGAAGCTGGCTGACGCGGCGGTGGGTCCGCAGCATCTGCAGCCCGAGAGCGTGTACGGCGAACATCTGGTTGACGGCATCCTGGAGGAGCGTCATCTGCTTCCGGGAGTCATCAAGCTGGCCCATCTGGATGATGAGGTCCGCAGTGACGGACTGCTTCTGGACGGCAGTATTACCGGAGAAAAGCTGGCTGACGGCAGTATTGGAACAGCTAAGCTTGCTGAAGGTGCGGTGGGTCCGGCAGAACTGCAGGAAGAGGCGGTGGATGCTTCCAAAATTGCTTCCTTTGCAGTCCAATCCCGCCACCTGGAAGAAGAAAGCGTGCAGAACCACCACATTGCTTCCGGCGCAGTAACGGGAGCGCATCTGGCCCGCGGCGCAGTAGGGCCAGAGCACCTGTCCTTCAGTCCGGTGCAGAGTGCCGGCAACCGCGAGGTGCTGCAGCAGTTTGGAATGACCGCATTTATGTTCAAAGGCGATGAAGAGAGTGTGGAAGTCAGCGTCTCGTTCGACGAAAACTTTGGCCATACCGGCTATGTGCTGGTTGCCATGACCAATCAACCTTTCTTCCATGCTTCATTGAAGAGCAGAGGCGGCGGCGATGCAGTCATTCAGGTGTGCCGTCTGCGGGAAACCCAGCATTTTTACGGCGTGCTGTCCTGGATCGCCCTCGGTTCTCCGCTGACCAAACCGCATACGGAAAACCGGGTGTTTGATTAA
- a CDS encoding YheC/YheD family protein encodes MGQKLVGILLNAAMHRGVPRSETGQESIASYEEAASAYGLVPCFLKLSDIDLETGFSMAYMKSPQGYRNVVIPTPGVIHNRAIYSPESSGIDRLIRKGILVYNSCNRYGKDQIHALLEQNAELQDYLPATATGLSGLKEMMEEFPDLILKPCRGSIGAGVMRLSRVSPQRWIWSYQPGGSNEWINTFVDQDSLPKALRMFFAKSHYLVQERIPLAEIGGRPYDLRVTVQRGWGGGWRVTGMFAKLAEAGSFVSNIARGGEALNCAEVLEQTLGGETAARIRMLVTDLSLSIARELAQSLPGLADIGLDIGVTRDQKIYFIECNARDQRYGFQKAGLGAAWKESYRRPMGFARYLHEYPSQYNGY; translated from the coding sequence ATGGGGCAAAAGCTCGTTGGAATACTGCTAAATGCCGCTATGCACCGGGGCGTTCCCCGGTCTGAGACGGGACAGGAGTCCATTGCCAGCTATGAGGAGGCAGCCTCCGCATACGGGCTGGTCCCCTGTTTTCTGAAGCTGTCCGATATTGATCTGGAAACCGGATTCAGCATGGCTTATATGAAATCCCCCCAAGGCTACCGGAATGTCGTCATTCCGACGCCCGGAGTTATTCATAACCGGGCGATTTACAGCCCTGAAAGCAGCGGAATTGACCGGCTGATCCGCAAGGGGATTCTGGTATACAATTCCTGCAACCGTTACGGCAAGGACCAGATTCACGCTCTGCTGGAGCAGAATGCAGAACTGCAGGACTATCTGCCGGCCACAGCGACCGGACTATCCGGCCTCAAAGAAATGATGGAGGAATTTCCCGATCTGATCCTTAAGCCGTGCCGCGGGAGCATTGGCGCCGGAGTCATGCGGCTCTCCCGTGTCAGCCCGCAGCGCTGGATCTGGAGCTATCAGCCTGGCGGGTCCAATGAGTGGATCAACACTTTTGTCGATCAAGACAGCCTGCCGAAGGCGCTGCGGATGTTTTTTGCGAAAAGCCATTATCTTGTCCAGGAACGCATTCCGCTGGCTGAGATCGGCGGCAGGCCGTATGACCTGCGGGTTACGGTGCAGCGCGGCTGGGGCGGCGGATGGCGGGTAACCGGTATGTTCGCAAAGCTTGCTGAAGCAGGCAGCTTTGTCTCGAACATTGCCCGGGGCGGCGAAGCGCTGAACTGCGCAGAGGTGCTGGAGCAGACCTTGGGAGGAGAGACCGCGGCCCGCATCCGTATGCTGGTTACGGACCTCAGCCTCAGCATCGCCCGTGAGCTTGCACAGAGCCTGCCCGGACTTGCCGACATCGGTCTTGATATCGGCGTCACCCGTGACCAAAAAATCTATTTCATTGAATGCAACGCGCGTGATCAGCGGTACGGTTTCCAGAAAGCCGGACTGGGTGCCGCCTGGAAGGAAAGCTACCGCAGACCCATGGGGTTCGCGCGCTATCTGCATGAATACCCCTCACAGTATAACGGTTATTGA
- the asd gene encoding archaetidylserine decarboxylase (Phosphatidylserine decarboxylase is synthesized as a single chain precursor. Generation of the pyruvoyl active site from a Ser is coupled to cleavage of a Gly-Ser bond between the larger (beta) and smaller (alpha chains). It is an integral membrane protein.), producing MVKQLLRLMTELSSHRWLSRLMGAFSHSRLSRFLIPAFIRMYQIPADEAEKHSREYRTLNEFFSRRLKPDMRPVAGEADAVASPVDAIITAMGDIHSGTIMNVKGQDYELEDLLNHSPHLELYKKGFYLVLYLSPTDYHRIHSPLTGRKIESDHIRGRAYPVNEFGMRHMKGVLSRNERLITYIAGAGGEAAVVKVGAMNVSSIRYSDEQAAEWQIGDELAYFEFGSTVVLLLESGTFTPRPGLAVGTKVKMGELLGVLRRPS from the coding sequence ATGGTTAAACAATTGCTGCGGCTGATGACCGAGCTGTCCTCACACCGGTGGCTGTCCCGGTTAATGGGAGCTTTTTCCCATAGCAGACTCAGCCGTTTTCTGATTCCGGCATTTATTCGAATGTATCAAATCCCCGCCGACGAAGCGGAGAAGCATTCCAGGGAATACCGTACGCTTAACGAGTTTTTCAGCCGCAGGCTGAAGCCGGATATGCGTCCTGTTGCGGGCGAAGCAGATGCGGTAGCCAGCCCGGTAGATGCGATAATTACCGCCATGGGCGATATCCATTCCGGAACCATTATGAATGTAAAAGGCCAGGATTATGAGCTGGAAGATCTGCTCAATCACTCTCCGCACCTGGAGCTCTACAAAAAAGGGTTCTATCTGGTGCTGTATCTCAGCCCGACGGACTATCACCGGATTCATTCTCCCTTAACCGGGCGGAAGATTGAGAGCGACCATATCCGCGGCAGGGCTTATCCTGTCAACGAGTTCGGCATGAGACACATGAAGGGTGTATTGAGCCGCAATGAACGGCTCATTACATATATTGCGGGAGCAGGCGGCGAAGCCGCTGTTGTCAAAGTCGGTGCAATGAACGTAAGCAGTATCCGCTACAGTGATGAGCAGGCTGCCGAATGGCAGATCGGCGACGAGCTGGCCTATTTCGAGTTCGGCTCCACCGTGGTATTGCTGCTGGAAAGCGGCACCTTTACTCCGCGCCCCGGACTTGCCGTAGGGACCAAAGTGAAGATGGGCGAGCTGCTGGGCGTCCTGCGGCGTCCTTCTTAG
- a CDS encoding methyl-accepting chemotaxis protein yields MRKVKQAFTKLSNVSLQIKLPALITLLVIASVLLLSVSVYRMGSGLLLKKSKDEITANADRIGEGLWTAAQLQMQSSYLISSEELFRVMLELRESGTMSDDEFFSGENPYLNAANQKLANFLKNTQGSQSLTLLDTNGIIVAGSNPETVGDSRADREYFQKALLGQPFISDAITSASTGKLIVAFSQPVKDMNGKIIGVYSTNMDSSFFTDKLGRISINGQGQIEILSRSGIVLYNSRDETKIGVKPEGIESLLEMKPENDIITGEADLGTQYLRYNKIPGSDWSVSVIDSYKDIKMPIYSMLKQIVLLAVAAVVIATFIGLLISRSITRPIVKLSRLFTQLASGDLKVTADGDYTSEFKELAGSFNTMVQHNRALITNMNASITVLNASTRELDNSSSQTARSISETTTTTAEIALAMESQANDTGTMVEKFFSFGGKIVSMNDKAQSVKERADEIVTVFHDSSRVIEELARVSENNDAEVRKISDITRRLQESSDSIGRITGAINNIANQTNLLALNASIEAARAGEHGRGFAVVAAEIRKLAEQSAAQSNEINGIIGQNMAFVEENYQSVQQIRDISQLQDEYVEKTKHAFEAIHHNVLDITGQINSMAGDISLMQQDKDEMLESSQNLSASGEEVSASVEEVTATIQEQSYMVQQLSEMVRTIDRLSGDLAEAASRFKTE; encoded by the coding sequence ATGCGCAAAGTAAAGCAAGCCTTCACCAAATTAAGCAACGTCTCATTACAGATTAAACTGCCAGCACTGATCACTTTGTTAGTGATTGCCAGTGTGCTACTTTTGTCTGTTTCCGTATACCGCATGGGCTCAGGTCTGCTCCTCAAAAAGAGCAAGGATGAAATTACCGCGAACGCGGACAGAATCGGGGAGGGGCTGTGGACAGCCGCGCAGCTGCAGATGCAGTCTTCCTATCTGATTTCCTCGGAGGAACTGTTCCGCGTAATGTTGGAGCTCCGGGAGTCAGGGACGATGTCCGATGACGAATTTTTTTCCGGGGAAAACCCGTACCTGAACGCCGCCAATCAAAAACTGGCGAACTTCCTTAAGAATACACAGGGCAGCCAGTCCCTTACCCTCCTCGATACCAATGGAATCATTGTAGCCGGAAGCAATCCGGAGACCGTCGGGGATTCGCGTGCGGATCGCGAGTATTTTCAGAAGGCCCTGCTGGGCCAGCCTTTTATCAGTGATGCCATCACCTCCGCCAGTACGGGCAAGCTGATTGTTGCCTTTTCACAACCGGTTAAGGATATGAACGGCAAGATCATCGGCGTATATTCCACCAATATGGACTCGTCCTTTTTTACAGATAAACTGGGGAGAATCTCCATCAACGGGCAGGGCCAGATCGAAATCCTGAGCAGAAGCGGAATTGTGCTGTACAACTCGAGGGATGAGACAAAAATCGGGGTGAAACCTGAAGGCATCGAATCTCTGCTGGAAATGAAACCTGAGAACGATATTATCACCGGGGAGGCAGATCTCGGAACGCAGTATTTACGGTATAACAAAATTCCCGGATCGGACTGGAGTGTGTCGGTCATCGATTCATACAAAGATATTAAAATGCCGATCTACTCCATGCTGAAGCAGATTGTACTTCTTGCGGTTGCGGCCGTGGTGATCGCCACATTCATTGGCCTGCTGATCTCCAGATCGATTACCCGGCCGATTGTCAAGCTCAGCAGACTGTTCACACAGCTGGCTTCAGGAGACCTGAAGGTTACAGCAGACGGCGATTACACGAGTGAGTTCAAGGAGCTGGCCGGCAGCTTTAATACGATGGTTCAGCACAACCGGGCGCTCATTACGAATATGAATGCTTCGATCACTGTGCTCAATGCCAGCACCAGGGAGCTGGACAACTCCTCCAGTCAGACGGCAAGATCCATTTCCGAGACCACAACCACTACCGCTGAAATAGCGCTGGCCATGGAATCGCAGGCGAATGATACCGGAACGATGGTGGAGAAATTCTTCAGCTTTGGCGGAAAAATCGTCTCCATGAACGATAAAGCCCAATCCGTGAAGGAGCGGGCGGATGAGATCGTCACCGTCTTCCATGACAGCAGCAGAGTGATTGAAGAGCTGGCCAGAGTCAGTGAAAATAATGATGCCGAGGTAAGGAAAATCTCTGACATCACCCGGAGGCTGCAGGAAAGCTCGGACAGCATCGGCAGAATTACCGGCGCGATCAACAACATTGCCAACCAGACCAATCTGCTTGCCCTTAACGCTTCCATTGAGGCGGCAAGAGCAGGTGAACATGGCCGGGGGTTCGCAGTGGTTGCTGCCGAAATCCGCAAGCTTGCCGAACAGAGCGCTGCGCAATCCAATGAGATTAACGGGATCATCGGGCAGAACATGGCTTTTGTAGAAGAAAATTATCAAAGCGTGCAGCAGATCCGGGATATCTCACAGCTGCAGGATGAGTATGTAGAAAAAACAAAACATGCCTTTGAAGCCATCCATCACAATGTGCTGGACATCACCGGACAAATTAACAGCATGGCCGGCGACATCTCGCTTATGCAGCAGGATAAAGACGAGATGCTGGAGTCCTCCCAGAATCTGTCCGCTTCCGGTGAGGAAGTATCCGCTTCTGTAGAAGAGGTTACGGCCACGATCCAGGAGCAGTCCTACATGGTGCAGCAGCTGTCGGAGATGGTCCGGACCATTGACCGGCTGTCAGGGGATCTGGCCGAAGCGGCATCCAGATTCAAGACGGAGTAA
- the gpmA gene encoding 2,3-diphosphoglycerate-dependent phosphoglycerate mutase codes for MYEIVLLRHGESEYNRQNLFTGWSDPDLTEKGVQEAKSAGRLLKEAGYTFDLAFASVLKRSIKTLHYVLEEMDLLWIPVQKSWKLNERHYGALQGLSKSETALKYGDEQLHIWRRSLSVRPPLLTPDDPRYARSDVRYKDVRPGDIPRGESLEDTVHRVGDFWNKRIVPLIRKKERVLVSAHGNTLRALIKYMEDIDETELLDLNVPTGVPLVYKLDDDVKPLSRFYLGVPEEVQQKAREVANPGKVTE; via the coding sequence ATGTACGAAATCGTATTGTTACGCCATGGGGAAAGTGAATATAACCGGCAGAATCTGTTTACCGGCTGGAGCGATCCGGATCTCACGGAAAAAGGGGTGCAGGAGGCGAAGTCTGCGGGCAGGCTTTTAAAAGAGGCGGGATATACATTCGACCTGGCCTTTGCCTCTGTGCTGAAGCGTTCGATCAAAACACTGCACTACGTGCTTGAGGAGATGGATCTCCTCTGGATTCCTGTACAGAAATCCTGGAAGCTTAACGAGCGCCATTACGGTGCCCTGCAGGGTCTGAGCAAAAGCGAAACCGCGCTGAAATACGGCGACGAGCAGCTGCACATCTGGCGGCGCAGCCTGTCGGTCCGTCCGCCGCTGCTTACGCCGGATGATCCGCGGTATGCCCGCAGTGATGTCCGGTACAAGGATGTGCGGCCCGGTGATATCCCTCGCGGAGAGAGCCTGGAGGATACCGTCCACCGGGTCGGCGATTTCTGGAACAAACGGATTGTACCGCTGATCCGCAAGAAGGAGCGGGTGCTGGTCTCGGCACACGGCAATACCCTGCGGGCACTGATTAAATATATGGAGGACATCGACGAGACCGAGCTGCTCGACCTCAATGTGCCGACCGGTGTGCCGCTGGTATACAAGCTGGATGATGATGTGAAGCCGCTCAGCCGTTTTTATCTGGGTGTACCGGAAGAAGTCCAGCAGAAAGCCCGCGAGGTGGCGAACCCGGGCAAGGTGACAGAATAA